One window of the Zea mays cultivar B73 chromosome 3, Zm-B73-REFERENCE-NAM-5.0, whole genome shotgun sequence genome contains the following:
- the LOC103649763 gene encoding uncharacterized protein produces MPRAALSHLSHSHPRASLSHQQAAPPLHHRSPDHRLSPSSSSSPTHRPSLLWCRAFKQEADDGDGDPTEADARKRRKGPMYKLKAAIQGLAGSRSAAAEVYGGEYQFQRAVENLCEPRFPNPLTRAHRCGFLFCFPPSRALLLHGAMAGSGNRRFGRDMVSSSTHFSQWQMVWVGDHVPGGRVDLQCGGPIWPPMSARSGANSDSLAGTTFRCSFRCSDDLSLHPWISRQLRTREPGIKMKGTRNRNGPENPKAREGEQGN; encoded by the exons ATGCCACGCGCGGCTCTCTCTCACCTCTCTCATTCTCACCCACGCGCTTCTCTCTCTCACCAGCAGGCCGCGCCGCCGCTGCACCACCGCTCTCCGGATCATCGGctgtccccctcctcctcctcctcgcccaCTCACCGGCCATCCCTGCTGTGGTGCCGCGCGTTCAAGCAGGAGGccgacgacggcgacggcgacccgACTGAGGCCGACGCGCGGAAGCGCAGGAAGGGCCCGATGTACAAGCTCAAGGCGGCGATCCAGGGCCTCGCGGGATCTCGCTCCGCCGCCGCGGAGGTGTATGGGGGAGAGTACCAGTTCCAGCGCGCCGTCGAGAATTTGTGCGAGCCAAGGTTCCCCAATCCACTCACGCGCGCGCATCGCTGTGGTTTCCTGTTTTGCTTTCCACCCTCGCGCGCTCTTCTTCTTCATGGAGCCATGGCAGGAAGCGGCAACAGGAGATTTGGCCGGGATATGGTGTCTAGCAGCACACATTTCTCCCAATGGCAGATGGTCTGGGTTGGAGACCACGTTCCTGGCGGCAGAGTCGATCTGCAATGTGGAGGTCCAATCTGGCCACCGATGTCAGCTCGCTCCGGAGCCAATTCCGATTCCCTAGCAGGGACGACGTTCAgatgcagcttcagatgcagcgacGACCTCTCTCTCCATCCATGGATCTCTAGGCAACTG CGAACAAGGGAACCAGGCATCAAAATGAAGGGAACCAGGAATCGAAACGGCCCCGAGAATCCCAAAGCACGAGAAGGGGAACAAGGGAACTAG